The Mycobacterium seoulense genomic interval CTTCGGGCATCAGACCCGTCGCTGGAATCCCAAGATGAAGCGGTTCATCTTCACCGACCGCAACGGCATCTACATCATCGACCTGCAGCAGACGCTGACCTTCATCGATAAGGCATACGAGTTCGTCAAGGAGACCGTCGCCCACGGCGGTTCGGTGCTGTTCGTCGGCACCAAGAAGCAGGCGCAGGAATCGGTCGCCGCGGAGGCGACCCGCGTCGGCATGCCGTATGTGAACCAGCGTTGGCTGGGCGGCATGCTGACCAACTTCTCCACCGTGCACAAGCGGTTGCAGCGCCTCAAGGAGCTCGAGGCGATGGAGCAGACCGGCGGCTTCGAGGGCCGCACCAAGAAAGAAATCCTGATGCTGACCCGGGAGAAGAACAAGCTCGAGCGCAGCCTGGGCGGTATCCGCGACATGGCCAAGGTGCCGTCGGCGATCTGGGTCGTCGACACCAACAAGGAGCACATCGCCGTCGGCGAGGCCCGCAAGCTCGGCATCCCGGTCATCGCGATCCTGGACACCAACTGCGACCCCGACGAGGTCGACTACCCGATCCCCGGCAACGACGACGCGATCCGCTCGGCCGCGCTGCTGACCAAGGTGATCGCCTCAGCGGTCGCCGAGGGCCTGCAGGCGCGCGCCGGAGTCGGCCGCGGCGACGGCAAGCCCGAGGTGGAGGCCGCCGAGCCGCTGCCCGAATGGGAGCAGGAACTGCTGGCCTCCGCCGCCGCGACCGCTCCATCTTCTGGCCCCACCGACGCCGCTGCGGGCGCTACCGAATCAACCCCCACGGAAGGCTGATATGGCCAACTTCACCGCCGCCGACGTCAAGAAGCTTCGGGAGCTCACCGGCGCCGGCATGCTCGACTGCAAGAACGCGCTGACCGAAAGCGACGGCGACTTCGACAAGGCCGTCGAGGCGCTCCGCATCAAGGGCGCCAAGGACGTCGGCAAGCGCGCCGAGCGCGCCACGGCCGAGGGCCTGGTCGCGGCCAAGGGCGGCGCGCTGATCGAGCTGAACTCCGAGACCGACTTCGTCGCCAAGAACGCCGAGTTCCAGGCCCTGGCCGACCAGATCGTCGACGCCGCGCTGAGCGCCAAGGCCACCGACGTCGACGCCCTCAAAGCGGCCAGAGCCGGCGACAAGACGGTCGAGCAGGCCATCGCCGACCTGTCGGCCAAGATCGGCGAGAAGCTCGAGCTGCGCCGCGTGGCGTTCTTCGACGGCACGGTCGAGGCGTACCTGCACAAGCGTGCGGCGGACCTGCCACCGGCCGTCGGTGTGCTGGTGGAGTACAGCGGCTCCGACTCGGACGCGGCGCATTCCGTCGCCCTGCAGATCGCCGCGCTCAAGGCGCGCTACCTGTCCCGCGACGACGTCCCCGAAGACGTCGTGGCCAGCGAGCGCCGCATCGCCGAGGAAACGGCCAAGGCCGAGGGCAAGCCGGAGCAGGCACTGCCCAAGATCGTCGAAGGCCGGCTGAACGGATTCTTCAAGGACTCGGTGCTGCTCGAGCAGCCGTCGGTGTCCGACAGCAAGAAGACGGTCAAGGCCCTGCTCGACAAGGCCGGCGTGTCGGTGACCCGCTTCGTGCGCTTCGAAGTGGGCCAGGCCTAAGCCCCCCCGCGGGGGACGGGTTAGCGTCGGTACATGCGACACGTGCATGCGTTCGGCGACGACGCCCTCGGTGACCTGGACGCGGTCGGCCTCGCCCACGCGATCCAAGCCGGCTGGGTAAGCAGGGCGGAGGTCATCGAGGCCGCCATCGCGCGCACGGAGGCCGTCGACCCGGTCCTCAACGGCCTGGCGTATGCGGCCTTCCAACAGGCGCGGACCGCCGCGCCGGCGAACGGCTTCTTCGACGGCGTGCCGACGTTCCTCAAGGACAATGTCGATATCGCCGGCCAGCCCACCATGCACGGCACCGATGCGTGGACGCCATGGAATGCCACCTCCGACGGCGAATTCACCCGGCTGTTCCTGGCCACCGGGCTCGCCCCCGTGGGCAAGACGCAGTTGTCGGAATTCGGTTTCAGCGCGTCAGCCGAACACCCCCGGCTCGGGCCGGTCCGCAACCCGTGGAACACCGACTTCAGCGCCGGCGCATCCTCATCGGGCTCGGGTGCCTTCGTCGCCGCCGGTGTGGTGCCGATCGCCCATGCCAACGACGGCGGCGGCTCCATCCGCATCCCTGCCGCCTGTAACGGGCTCGTCGGGCTGAAGCCCTCGCGCGGGCGGCTTCCGCTGGACGCCCACCTGCGCCGGATGCCGGTGGGCATCGTCGCCAAC includes:
- the rpsB gene encoding 30S ribosomal protein S2 — translated: MAVVTMKQLLDSGTHFGHQTRRWNPKMKRFIFTDRNGIYIIDLQQTLTFIDKAYEFVKETVAHGGSVLFVGTKKQAQESVAAEATRVGMPYVNQRWLGGMLTNFSTVHKRLQRLKELEAMEQTGGFEGRTKKEILMLTREKNKLERSLGGIRDMAKVPSAIWVVDTNKEHIAVGEARKLGIPVIAILDTNCDPDEVDYPIPGNDDAIRSAALLTKVIASAVAEGLQARAGVGRGDGKPEVEAAEPLPEWEQELLASAAATAPSSGPTDAAAGATESTPTEG
- the tsf gene encoding translation elongation factor Ts, producing MANFTAADVKKLRELTGAGMLDCKNALTESDGDFDKAVEALRIKGAKDVGKRAERATAEGLVAAKGGALIELNSETDFVAKNAEFQALADQIVDAALSAKATDVDALKAARAGDKTVEQAIADLSAKIGEKLELRRVAFFDGTVEAYLHKRAADLPPAVGVLVEYSGSDSDAAHSVALQIAALKARYLSRDDVPEDVVASERRIAEETAKAEGKPEQALPKIVEGRLNGFFKDSVLLEQPSVSDSKKTVKALLDKAGVSVTRFVRFEVGQA